A window of the Candidatus Neptunochlamydia vexilliferae genome harbors these coding sequences:
- the nqrC gene encoding NADH:ubiquinone reductase (Na(+)-transporting) subunit C has protein sequence MTEKRSSFSSLRTLLFVVILSTACALVLSILAEFLKAPQKDARELYRSKQLLVATRILGYQGHFLLDGKPAIYHSQAKILIPYEGKTPPKAKNEEILALFETRIFARLTNRNGDLYTFEEVGIDEEIYLTENEKLGYAELPYKLVYLVKQNTPSKIPYGYVIPINGYGLWDAIYGYLGIKANGDTVLGMTWYSQKETPGLGAEISLPEWQEQFFGKDIFQKSPGGMTNFERAPLGIKVVKTTVEETLGKTPMAESAVDGIPGASITVSGVNEAFRRSLAPYRPFLIRANQGEFDG, from the coding sequence ATGACAGAAAAAAGATCATCATTCAGTAGTTTACGCACCCTCCTATTTGTTGTGATCCTCTCGACAGCGTGCGCTCTTGTCTTATCGATCTTAGCCGAGTTTTTAAAAGCGCCACAAAAAGATGCGCGGGAACTTTATCGAAGTAAGCAACTCCTCGTGGCCACCCGTATTCTTGGCTATCAAGGACACTTTCTCCTCGATGGAAAACCAGCAATCTATCACTCTCAAGCAAAAATCCTCATCCCTTATGAAGGAAAGACCCCACCCAAAGCTAAAAACGAAGAGATTTTAGCCCTTTTTGAGACCCGGATCTTTGCCCGCCTGACCAACCGGAATGGTGATCTTTATACTTTTGAAGAGGTTGGAATCGATGAAGAAATTTACCTCACCGAAAATGAAAAACTGGGTTACGCAGAGCTCCCCTACAAATTGGTCTATCTTGTAAAGCAAAATACCCCAAGTAAAATACCTTACGGCTATGTCATTCCGATCAATGGGTATGGACTTTGGGATGCGATTTATGGTTATTTGGGAATAAAGGCCAACGGAGATACGGTCCTTGGAATGACTTGGTACAGCCAAAAAGAGACCCCGGGACTGGGAGCAGAGATCTCCCTTCCCGAGTGGCAAGAGCAATTTTTTGGGAAAGATATTTTCCAAAAAAGTCCCGGTGGAATGACCAATTTTGAGCGTGCCCCCCTTGGGATTAAAGTGGTGAAGACAACGGTGGAGGAAACCTTGGGAAAAACTCCGATGGCAGAAAGCGCTGTCGATGGCATTCCTGGCGCTTCGATTACGGTTAGTGGTGTCAATGAAGCCTTTAGACGCTCCCTTGCTCCCTACCGCCCTTTCCTTATTCGGGCAAATCAAGGAGAGTTTGATGGCTAA
- the nqrD gene encoding NADH:ubiquinone reductase (Na(+)-transporting) subunit D — translation MAKRSPLIRYYTDQLWNNNQILVAILGICSALAVTIKMNVAIVMGLAVIFVTGFSSLFVSLIRKWTPPNVRMIAELAIISSFVIIVDQFLKAYLYEMSLTLSVFVGLIITNCLVMGRAEAMAQNTRPLPAFMDGLGAASGYALVLLGVGFIRELFGFGTLFDLPIIPQSWYATPQHPDGYVNSNFMALAPSAFFIIGGMIWIRNLIAKEEGA, via the coding sequence ATGGCTAAAAGGTCCCCTCTTATCCGCTACTACACCGACCAGCTCTGGAACAATAACCAAATCCTTGTTGCCATCCTGGGGATCTGTTCGGCACTTGCCGTGACCATCAAGATGAATGTTGCGATTGTGATGGGGCTTGCCGTCATTTTTGTAACGGGGTTTTCCTCCCTCTTCGTTTCACTCATTCGGAAGTGGACCCCTCCCAATGTCCGGATGATCGCCGAGCTTGCCATTATCTCTTCGTTTGTCATCATCGTCGATCAATTCCTCAAGGCTTACCTATATGAGATGTCTCTCACCCTTTCGGTGTTTGTTGGACTGATCATCACGAACTGCCTTGTCATGGGACGCGCTGAGGCGATGGCACAAAACACCCGTCCCCTCCCCGCTTTTATGGATGGGCTCGGCGCCGCTTCCGGCTACGCCCTCGTCCTCCTTGGCGTCGGCTTTATCCGGGAGCTTTTTGGGTTTGGAACCCTTTTTGACCTCCCCATCATTCCTCAAAGTTGGTATGCCACCCCGCAGCACCCAGACGGCTACGTCAACTCCAACTTTATGGCTCTGGCCCCTTCTGCTTTTTTTATCATCGGCGGAATGATCTGGATCCGAAATCTAATTGCAAAAGAGGAGGGCGCTTAA
- the nqrB gene encoding NADH:ubiquinone reductase (Na(+)-transporting) subunit B produces the protein MLRKFFDYQLKLTEEDRPLARFRPLVKALDTFFYEAPLRTMRSPHIRDLIDLKRWMMLVVYALVPCILMAIWNSGMQSFVYGSVDVKRLYIYMKASETFGGYFAFSAEHFWPILKGGLVAFLPVMLISYAVGGFWEVLFAIVRRHEVSEGFLVTGMLFALILPSTIPYWMVAVGVSAGVIIGKELFGGTGMNILNPALVCRAFIFFAFPTKVTGDVWVGTNPTKIQESIQGMNRQIGEIDGITQASMLNRFNISDDIKRIHVDAIGLQYGKEVKTKKILEEQLRRWKPGATFTALTPDEQKRFITAPLSQGGLGLSPENYTYAVRFSELQFAQGILTNTNFFFGNRIGSMGETSILSCLLGAFLLIYCRLGSWRTMLAVVIGAFLCASLFEWLSGPLSPAKYGLPAYKHFLLGSLVFGLVFMATDPVSSPAMKGGRWLYGLLIGVVTIIIRVINPAFPEGVMLAILFGNVFSPLIDHLITNRAIKKRYDRKKIIIQ, from the coding sequence ATGCTAAGAAAATTTTTTGATTACCAACTCAAGCTCACCGAAGAAGACCGTCCCCTTGCCCGCTTCCGCCCCCTTGTGAAGGCGCTCGATACTTTTTTCTATGAAGCCCCCCTCCGAACCATGCGGAGTCCCCACATCCGAGACCTGATCGACTTGAAGCGGTGGATGATGCTCGTCGTCTATGCCCTTGTCCCCTGCATCCTCATGGCAATTTGGAATAGCGGAATGCAAAGTTTTGTCTATGGAAGTGTAGATGTAAAGCGGCTTTACATCTACATGAAGGCATCGGAAACCTTTGGAGGATACTTTGCCTTTTCAGCGGAGCACTTTTGGCCAATTTTAAAGGGAGGGCTGGTCGCCTTTCTCCCTGTCATGCTGATCTCTTATGCGGTGGGTGGATTTTGGGAGGTCCTCTTTGCCATTGTCCGGCGCCATGAAGTTTCAGAAGGGTTTTTAGTAACGGGGATGCTCTTTGCCCTGATCCTCCCCTCAACAATTCCTTATTGGATGGTGGCTGTCGGGGTATCGGCTGGGGTTATCATTGGCAAGGAACTTTTTGGGGGAACGGGGATGAATATTTTAAACCCTGCCCTTGTTTGCCGTGCCTTTATCTTTTTTGCCTTTCCCACCAAGGTGACAGGAGATGTGTGGGTGGGGACTAACCCGACCAAGATCCAAGAAAGTATCCAAGGGATGAATCGGCAAATTGGGGAGATCGACGGGATTACCCAAGCCTCAATGCTGAACCGGTTTAACATCAGTGATGACATCAAGCGGATCCACGTCGATGCGATTGGGCTCCAGTATGGGAAAGAGGTCAAAACAAAAAAGATCCTAGAAGAGCAGCTCCGCCGTTGGAAACCAGGAGCCACCTTTACAGCCCTGACTCCAGATGAGCAAAAGCGTTTCATCACAGCCCCGCTCAGTCAAGGAGGGCTGGGCCTTTCTCCTGAAAACTACACCTATGCGGTCCGCTTTAGCGAACTCCAGTTTGCTCAAGGGATCCTCACCAACACAAACTTCTTCTTTGGCAATCGGATAGGATCGATGGGAGAAACCTCGATCCTATCCTGTCTTTTGGGGGCCTTTTTACTGATCTATTGCCGCCTTGGATCTTGGCGCACGATGTTAGCCGTCGTCATTGGAGCTTTCCTGTGCGCCAGTCTATTCGAGTGGCTATCGGGTCCCTTAAGCCCTGCCAAGTATGGACTTCCCGCCTACAAACATTTCCTTTTGGGAAGTCTTGTCTTTGGCCTCGTCTTTATGGCAACCGACCCTGTTTCCTCCCCGGCGATGAAGGGGGGACGTTGGCTTTACGGCCTTTTAATCGGCGTGGTCACTATTATTATTCGGGTGATCAACCCGGCTTTTCCCGAAGGGGTGATGCTTGCCATCCTCTTTGGAAATGTTTTTTCCCCTCTTATCGACCACTTGATAACAAATAGAGCAATCAAAAAACGGTATGACAGAAAAAAGATCATCATTCAGTAG
- the gcvH gene encoding glycine cleavage system protein GcvH, with translation MKYSDSHEWVKVNGTTGQVGISTHAQKELGEIVYVELPKVGQEVKAGDEVAVLESTKAAADIYTPVTGIITQVNQAAADTPSLLNTSPEREGYLFEIALSAPEELEALMPIEAYTAMVGS, from the coding sequence ATGAAATATTCAGACTCTCATGAATGGGTAAAAGTCAATGGCACGACAGGGCAGGTGGGCATTTCGACCCATGCGCAAAAAGAGCTTGGGGAGATTGTCTATGTTGAACTTCCGAAGGTGGGGCAAGAGGTGAAAGCAGGCGATGAAGTGGCTGTTCTCGAGTCAACCAAGGCGGCAGCGGACATCTACACCCCTGTTACAGGCATCATTACTCAAGTTAACCAAGCGGCAGCAGATACCCCCTCTCTCCTTAACACTTCGCCAGAAAGAGAAGGTTACCTATTTGAGATTGCCCTTTCTGCTCCCGAAGAGTTGGAAGCGCTTATGCCGATCGAAGCCTACACTGCGATGGTAGGCTCCTAG
- a CDS encoding U-box domain-containing protein, whose translation MNISPLNSSNIPFAVYFTPRHQLSFIAKDPIQVDLKEAGSSKTFIAEVIYPPGKEKASEVKKEIKALLKKGIAPIVTPKSGGGYEVSFRKGSKAVPQALPLIKELIVHIKKLLLENNTYRKDLCCPLTLDLLQDPVIDSCGHTFEREAIENHLQKNQTCPLSRKPLKNEDLRPNLSIKSQAEKAGKKFPIPLPAQLSGYTFEQDSEEADDCIKRAQRRAEKNDLKKAVKDYREALEYTNLSKHYFPLIDIYKKSKQPKEAAFVALVHIYLKHLEAYKPNIKQSNAASSSSSSSSSSSSQSSSSSSSSSTTQVSNNIIQRKLPDIAIGRDVWEKHFDSVEGEEGTLPDNIEEILNAPTPFKLEGHSGKVRDTHILVWIPERVNGIDVSLDGLESIFKKHRGYSDPIKEEFGAQKLERACWVLISKNVLQGSRNGTYDQQKKIIGAYSYQGYALPKVLEMTTALLIYEKVMKKRLLTSSPYTWTRCQESMHNNSRWPVFVGGFEAGGLYPYYYNYNNSGHQNHGAVGVRKFKEGPPLKPQLRSKAIEQALEVFGKDPKIKELAIRYYEATAQTEKAYSKAIALAKNPKPEKAIEYYQKALSLNPSAAEAYKGLKKLYDQLPSSQKIQANFHLDLAQFCSSYAKNKLQPAKDQTKEAKSLVPNTDSSLLAQLTLIDKKKDPKTAGVLYRELMNSSEENPKLYTYALEKLLKLNNRGETTKIIASLAVRVLNLEKEFAAFKKNAQTSQSPHINSNASSSTSSSKILRNHRIQSYSEWSGSALKQIVPNPTAPINSPPKPVSRNERIQQKFPNTVFGKSVWEKHFKNIVGAEAPLPNNIEEILNAPTPFKVEGCKGEKVSDTHILVWIPVKIAGKDISLNSLAPSKELEPFFESYNKAYKDTYPGLAQVAAKKVMKPGWKLITKGILSGTRRTSYGAQKTVIEKYRSKNYELPSFLDIFVGSIIYFKQEKERLLACPPFTPFTYTRCLETTTNGPVAIGIQGEAGGPTIYVDQGKSWNWERNGMAAVIDLDNKN comes from the coding sequence ATGAATATCAGCCCTCTTAACTCTTCAAACATCCCTTTTGCCGTCTATTTTACCCCCAGGCACCAGCTCTCATTTATCGCTAAAGACCCTATTCAGGTCGATCTTAAGGAGGCAGGTTCCTCAAAAACCTTTATCGCAGAGGTCATCTATCCCCCAGGCAAAGAAAAAGCCTCTGAGGTCAAAAAGGAGATTAAGGCCCTTCTTAAAAAGGGCATTGCTCCCATTGTAACCCCCAAAAGTGGTGGGGGCTATGAGGTCTCTTTTAGAAAGGGGTCAAAGGCTGTCCCTCAGGCTCTCCCTCTTATTAAAGAACTCATTGTCCATATCAAAAAGCTCCTTTTGGAAAACAATACCTACAGGAAAGATCTTTGCTGTCCCTTGACTCTTGATTTGCTCCAAGATCCTGTGATTGACAGCTGTGGTCACACCTTTGAAAGAGAAGCGATCGAAAACCATCTACAAAAAAACCAAACCTGTCCCTTAAGCCGCAAACCCCTTAAAAACGAAGATCTCCGACCCAACCTTTCAATAAAAAGCCAAGCTGAAAAAGCCGGTAAAAAATTTCCTATTCCTCTTCCCGCCCAGCTCAGTGGTTATACATTCGAGCAAGACTCTGAAGAAGCTGATGATTGCATTAAACGAGCTCAAAGACGGGCAGAAAAAAACGATCTTAAAAAAGCTGTTAAAGACTATAGGGAAGCCTTGGAGTACACAAACCTTAGCAAACATTACTTTCCTCTCATCGACATCTATAAAAAGAGCAAACAGCCCAAGGAAGCAGCATTTGTTGCCCTTGTCCACATCTACCTCAAACACCTAGAAGCTTATAAACCTAACATAAAGCAAAGCAATGCTGCATCAAGTAGCAGTTCTTCTTCAAGCAGTAGCTCTAGTCAATCAAGTTCTTCATCGAGTAGTAGCTCAACCACTCAAGTCTCCAATAACATCATACAAAGAAAGCTTCCCGATATTGCAATTGGAAGGGATGTTTGGGAAAAACACTTTGATAGTGTTGAAGGGGAAGAAGGGACGCTTCCCGACAACATTGAGGAAATCCTAAATGCTCCGACTCCCTTTAAGTTGGAAGGTCATAGTGGTAAGGTTCGCGATACCCATATTCTCGTATGGATCCCTGAAAGGGTTAATGGGATTGATGTTTCTCTGGATGGACTGGAAAGCATTTTTAAGAAGCATAGAGGTTATTCCGATCCTATAAAAGAGGAATTCGGAGCTCAAAAGCTTGAAAGAGCATGCTGGGTCCTTATAAGCAAAAATGTCTTGCAAGGAAGTCGAAATGGAACTTATGATCAACAAAAGAAAATCATTGGTGCCTATTCATATCAGGGGTATGCCCTTCCAAAAGTCTTAGAGATGACAACTGCCCTTTTAATCTATGAAAAAGTGATGAAGAAACGGTTGCTAACTAGTAGCCCATATACATGGACTCGGTGTCAAGAGAGTATGCATAATAACAGTCGATGGCCTGTATTCGTTGGCGGTTTCGAGGCTGGAGGCCTCTATCCATACTATTACAATTACAATAACAGTGGCCACCAAAATCATGGAGCTGTTGGTGTACGCAAGTTTAAAGAAGGCCCCCCACTAAAACCGCAGCTTCGTTCAAAAGCAATAGAACAAGCCTTAGAAGTCTTTGGGAAAGACCCAAAAATTAAAGAGCTAGCCATTCGTTATTATGAAGCTACCGCGCAAACCGAAAAGGCCTATAGCAAAGCGATAGCTCTTGCGAAAAACCCCAAGCCCGAAAAAGCCATCGAGTACTACCAAAAGGCTCTCAGCCTGAATCCTTCCGCAGCTGAAGCCTACAAGGGGCTCAAAAAGCTTTACGATCAGCTGCCCTCTTCGCAGAAAATACAAGCAAACTTTCACCTTGATCTAGCGCAGTTTTGTAGCAGCTATGCTAAAAACAAGCTCCAACCAGCCAAGGACCAAACAAAAGAGGCCAAAAGCCTTGTTCCCAATACCGATAGCTCTTTACTTGCCCAGTTGACTCTGATCGATAAAAAGAAAGATCCCAAAACCGCAGGGGTTCTTTATAGGGAGCTGATGAACAGCTCTGAGGAAAACCCCAAGCTCTACACTTATGCTCTTGAAAAACTTCTTAAGCTTAATAATAGAGGAGAAACAACAAAAATTATCGCTTCTTTAGCAGTTAGGGTTCTTAACCTCGAAAAAGAATTTGCAGCTTTTAAGAAGAATGCTCAGACCTCACAGTCCCCTCATATAAACTCGAACGCTTCTTCAAGTACCTCCTCTTCAAAGATTCTTAGAAATCATAGGATCCAATCTTACTCTGAATGGTCTGGTAGTGCTCTTAAACAAATAGTACCTAATCCTACTGCCCCTATTAACTCTCCCCCTAAACCAGTCTCCAGAAATGAAAGGATCCAACAAAAGTTTCCCAATACTGTTTTTGGAAAAAGCGTATGGGAGAAGCACTTTAAGAATATTGTAGGAGCAGAGGCACCGCTTCCCAATAATATTGAGGAAATTTTAAACGCCCCCACCCCCTTCAAAGTTGAAGGTTGTAAAGGGGAGAAGGTATCTGATACCCATATTCTGGTTTGGATTCCTGTAAAGATCGCTGGAAAAGATATTAGCTTAAATAGCTTAGCTCCTTCTAAAGAACTTGAGCCATTTTTTGAGTCATATAACAAAGCTTATAAAGATACATATCCAGGGCTTGCGCAAGTTGCAGCAAAAAAAGTTATGAAGCCGGGTTGGAAACTTATCACTAAAGGGATTCTATCTGGAACAAGAAGAACAAGCTATGGGGCTCAAAAGACAGTTATAGAAAAGTATAGGTCAAAAAATTATGAACTTCCTTCTTTTCTAGATATATTTGTTGGAAGCATTATTTACTTTAAGCAAGAAAAAGAACGGTTACTTGCTTGCCCTCCTTTTACTCCGTTTACTTATACCAGATGCTTAGAAACAACTACCAATGGTCCGGTAGCAATTGGCATACAGGGAGAGGCAGGAGGGCCTACTATTTACGTTGACCAAGGTAAGTCGTGGAACTGGGAGCGTAATGGAATGGCAGCTGTAATAGACCTAGATAATAAAAATTAG
- the nqrE gene encoding NADH:ubiquinone reductase (Na(+)-transporting) subunit E yields MGNYTFLNLIGLSIQSIFIQNILLFYFLGMCSYLACSNKIKTAHGLGLAVFVVISISGMLNWLVHNYITGENALFWLRSIGVADVNLGFLEFLIYISVIAAFVQVLEIVIDRFAPALYRALGMYLPLITVNCAILGASLFATVRSYPFIPNLVYVASAGIGWWIAILLIASIREKLAYSNIPKGLAGMGMTFIMTGLISLAFMGFAGIALDKVAETTDVDSPFFQQKEG; encoded by the coding sequence GTGGGTAATTACACATTCCTCAATCTCATTGGCCTTTCGATCCAATCGATCTTCATTCAAAACATTCTTCTCTTTTACTTTTTGGGGATGTGTTCCTATCTCGCCTGCTCGAATAAAATTAAAACGGCGCATGGTCTCGGCCTTGCTGTCTTTGTGGTGATCTCGATTTCAGGGATGCTCAACTGGCTTGTCCACAACTATATTACCGGAGAAAATGCCCTCTTTTGGCTCCGGAGCATCGGTGTTGCCGATGTCAACCTGGGATTCTTAGAGTTCTTGATCTACATTTCGGTTATCGCCGCCTTTGTCCAAGTCCTAGAAATTGTGATCGACCGGTTTGCTCCTGCTCTTTACCGGGCGCTGGGGATGTATCTTCCCCTTATAACTGTTAACTGCGCGATTCTTGGAGCTTCCCTTTTTGCCACCGTCCGCTCCTATCCCTTTATCCCCAACCTTGTCTATGTTGCCTCGGCTGGCATCGGCTGGTGGATCGCGATTCTCCTCATCGCCTCGATCCGGGAAAAGCTTGCCTACTCGAACATCCCAAAAGGGCTCGCCGGCATGGGAATGACCTTTATTATGACGGGGCTGATCTCTTTAGCCTTTATGGGATTTGCAGGGATCGCTCTTGATAAAGTCGCCGAAACGACCGACGTCGACTCTCCCTTTTTCCAGCAAAAAGAAGGATAA
- the dnaA gene encoding chromosomal replication initiator protein DnaA, translating into MSAQIAEDVWSNFVSFMENRCSRAEFENWIAPIEYVDGSDPVTLQVPNVFVQQYLLDNYKETLNNFFPKDKKGEPLISFLIKEQEKQKKKNSPPPKPKKKTDFGQELFFNTSYTFENFIEGPSNQFIKSAALGVASRPGKSYNPLFIHGGVGLGKTHLLHGIGHYVKKHHPKLKIQCITTEAFISDLVHHLRNKSVDKMKRYYRNLDILLVDDIQFLQNRLNFEEEFCNMFEALINQNNQIVVTSDKPPGQLQLSERMVARMEWGLVAHIGTPDLETRVAILQYKAEQTGLHLPSNIAFYIAEHIYNNVRQLEGAINRLGAYCRLMNLAVSKEVVDSILSEMFQAPVRSKISIDRILHSVASMFNVRESDLRGSSRTKEIAYPRQIAMYLAKELLGESLVKIASSFGGKTHSTLLHAWKKISAQLEKDDVLRRQVQMTRQNIEA; encoded by the coding sequence ATGTCAGCACAAATTGCAGAAGATGTTTGGTCAAACTTTGTCTCCTTTATGGAAAATAGGTGCTCGCGCGCCGAGTTTGAAAATTGGATCGCCCCTATTGAGTATGTAGATGGATCCGATCCTGTTACCCTCCAAGTTCCCAATGTTTTTGTTCAGCAATATCTTCTCGACAACTACAAAGAAACACTCAACAACTTCTTCCCCAAAGATAAAAAGGGGGAGCCGCTTATCTCCTTTTTGATCAAAGAGCAGGAAAAGCAAAAAAAGAAAAATAGTCCCCCTCCCAAACCGAAAAAGAAGACCGATTTTGGGCAGGAGCTCTTCTTTAACACCTCTTATACCTTTGAAAATTTTATCGAGGGCCCTTCCAACCAATTTATTAAGTCAGCAGCCCTTGGTGTTGCTTCCCGCCCTGGAAAATCGTACAATCCCCTCTTCATCCATGGAGGTGTCGGACTCGGAAAAACGCACCTTTTACATGGGATTGGCCACTATGTGAAAAAGCACCACCCAAAGCTAAAAATTCAGTGCATCACCACCGAAGCTTTTATCAGCGACCTTGTCCACCATCTTCGAAACAAGTCGGTCGACAAGATGAAACGGTACTACCGGAACCTCGATATCCTCCTCGTCGACGATATCCAGTTTTTGCAAAATCGGCTCAACTTCGAAGAAGAGTTTTGCAATATGTTTGAAGCGCTGATCAACCAAAATAATCAGATTGTTGTCACCAGCGATAAACCTCCCGGACAACTCCAGCTTTCTGAGCGGATGGTCGCCCGGATGGAGTGGGGACTGGTTGCCCATATTGGAACACCTGACTTAGAAACCCGCGTTGCGATTCTCCAATATAAGGCGGAACAAACGGGGCTCCACCTCCCTAGCAATATCGCCTTTTATATCGCCGAACACATCTATAACAATGTCCGCCAACTTGAAGGGGCGATCAACCGTCTTGGTGCCTACTGCCGCCTCATGAACCTCGCTGTTTCTAAAGAGGTCGTCGACTCGATCCTTAGCGAGATGTTTCAAGCTCCTGTCCGCTCTAAAATCTCGATCGATCGGATCCTCCATAGCGTTGCTTCGATGTTCAATGTGCGTGAAAGTGATCTCCGCGGCTCTTCCCGCACTAAAGAGATTGCTTATCCTCGCCAAATCGCGATGTATCTTGCGAAAGAACTCCTTGGGGAATCACTTGTGAAAATTGCCTCCTCTTTCGGCGGCAAAACCCACTCCACCCTCCTCCACGCCTGGAAGAAGATCTCTGCCCAGCTAGAAAAGGATGATGTCCTTAGGCGGCAGGTCCAAATGACCCGCCAAAATATCGAAGCCTAA
- a CDS encoding Rpn family recombination-promoting nuclease/putative transposase, with amino-acid sequence MIDLLDIKVDIVFKDFFGDKSSKELLESFINSVLGFEGDDLIEIEEFLDPRKMRVEVGRPSTFVDLSVKTRGGERYIIEMQTYNHEGFDKRLLYYLGKDYTEQIDYHHHQQAIETERQKKQKKLVGWQDLPKVHIVAIIDFHRSEREKNGILNDEKVVETYRFKPEFSSSNEHLFNQWKATLVDLKKFKDKPLKELKTHKEKWFYLLKNASLIKEKEASALKQDPVFQRALERLERLSSDPATRKAYEASINEHRDHLAVLSSERKAGRKEEKLEIAQALLKQGLPLSQIAEATGLLIEEVKSLR; translated from the coding sequence ATGATAGACCTATTAGATATCAAAGTCGACATCGTCTTTAAAGATTTTTTTGGCGATAAAAGTAGTAAAGAACTTTTAGAAAGCTTTATCAATTCTGTTTTAGGATTTGAAGGGGATGATCTCATTGAGATTGAAGAATTCTTAGATCCTAGAAAAATGCGGGTTGAAGTTGGTAGACCCTCAACTTTCGTGGATTTATCGGTAAAAACCAGGGGAGGGGAACGCTATATCATTGAAATGCAAACTTATAACCACGAAGGGTTTGATAAAAGGCTTCTTTATTACTTAGGAAAGGATTATACAGAGCAGATAGATTACCATCATCACCAACAAGCAATAGAAACCGAACGGCAAAAGAAACAAAAAAAGCTAGTAGGCTGGCAAGACCTTCCCAAGGTCCACATTGTAGCAATTATTGACTTTCACCGAAGTGAACGAGAAAAAAATGGCATTTTGAATGATGAGAAAGTGGTAGAAACCTATCGATTTAAGCCTGAGTTCTCTTCCTCTAATGAGCATCTTTTTAATCAATGGAAAGCCACATTGGTTGATCTTAAAAAATTTAAGGATAAACCTTTAAAGGAACTCAAAACCCACAAAGAAAAATGGTTTTATCTTCTTAAAAATGCTTCTCTAATAAAAGAAAAAGAAGCAAGCGCATTAAAGCAAGACCCTGTTTTTCAAAGGGCTCTTGAAAGGCTAGAGAGGCTTTCATCCGACCCAGCGACAAGAAAGGCTTATGAAGCCAGTATTAATGAACATAGAGATCATTTGGCAGTCTTATCTTCTGAAAGGAAAGCAGGGCGTAAAGAAGAAAAATTAGAAATTGCCCAAGCCTTGCTTAAACAAGGCCTTCCATTAAGTCAGATTGCTGAAGCAACCGGTCTCTTAATTGAAGAGGTCAAATCTCTGCGCTAG